Proteins encoded by one window of Rhinolophus ferrumequinum isolate MPI-CBG mRhiFer1 chromosome 13, mRhiFer1_v1.p, whole genome shotgun sequence:
- the DNAJC5G gene encoding dnaJ homolog subfamily C member 5G, which yields MSHVNEATYQLSKSGTTLYAVLELQKGASPEDIKKAYSHSLFFPYPPFGYCLGRKLALKYHPDKNQGDAQAAEIFKEINTAHSVLSDPKKRKIYNQHGSLGVYLYDHFGEEGVRYYFTLNSCWFKTLILLCALLSCCCCCCCCCFCCGALKPPEEVASRKFQQNVQNQPSRSGNQGNFREEDNYSED from the exons ATGTCTCATGTGAATGAAGCAACCTATCAGCTGTCCAAAAGTGGGACAACTCTCTATGCAGTGCTGGAGCTTCAGAAGGGTGCCTCACCTGAAGACATCAAAAAGGCCTACAG ccactCCTTATTCTTTCCCTACCCTCCTTTTGGGTATTGCCTGGGTAGGAAACTGGCCTTGAAGTATCATCCAGACAAGAATCAAGGGGACGCTCAAGCAgcagaaatattcaaagagatcaACACCGCCCACTCCGTACTGAGTGACCCTAAGAAGAGGAAAATCTACAACCAGCATGGCTCACTGGGAGTGTATTTATATGATCACTTTGGCGAAGAAGGTGTCAGATACTATTTTACACTGAATAGTTGTTGGTTCAAG ACACTCATCCTCCTTTGTGCTCTGCTCAgctgttgctgttgctgctgctgctgctgtttttgcTGTGGAGCACTTAAGCCACCTGAGGAGGTAGCGAGCAGAAAATTCCAGCAGAATGTCCAAAATCAGCcttccagatcag GAAACCAAGGAAATTTTAGAGAGGAAGACAATTATAGTGAAGATTAA